The DNA sequence TCACTCTGACGAGGAGGAATTCCCGCGTCGCTATAGAAGAGAGATGTTACCAATGTGGGGAAAAGTGGGGAGAAGTGGTGGAAGCAGCGCCCCCAACCTTCATCGGAACCTATGATCACGCTGTGGATGACAAAGGCCGCCTTGCGATCCCCGCGAGGTTCAGGGACGGCCTCGGGCAGCGTTTTTATGCCACCAAGGGCCTTGACAAATGTCTGTTTCTCTTCCCCGAGATGGAGTGGCGGGCCCAACAGGCTCAGCTCGCATCGCTTCCTCTCACGATGCGCGACGCGAGGGCGTACAGCAGGTTGTTCTTCGCAGGGGCGTGCGAGTGCGAGCTCGATAGACAAGGGCGCATAAACATCCCTCAGTACCTGCGCGAATACGCTGGGATCACCAAGGATGTGGTGATCATCGGAGTGATGAGCCGCGTGGAGGTGTGGAGTCGGGAGGTGTGGCTCGAGTACTCCTCCAGGGCGGAGGAATCCTATGAGGAGATAGCCGAGAAGCTGATCTCCGGTGGTGCGGCTCGAGAATGAATCCAGAAAGCCTGAAGGAAGCGGACGCGCCTAGACCGTATCATGTCCCGGTCATGAGGGACGAGGTTCTGTGGATGCTGCGACCCAGGCCGAGGGGGACATACGTCGACTGCACGGTGGGCGGCGGAGGCCATGCCGCGGCCGTGCTCGAACACGCAGGGCCGGGCGCAT is a window from the Bacillota bacterium genome containing:
- the mraZ gene encoding division/cell wall cluster transcriptional repressor MraZ, which gives rise to MEAAPPTFIGTYDHAVDDKGRLAIPARFRDGLGQRFYATKGLDKCLFLFPEMEWRAQQAQLASLPLTMRDARAYSRLFFAGACECELDRQGRINIPQYLREYAGITKDVVIIGVMSRVEVWSREVWLEYSSRAEESYEEIAEKLISGGAARE